A stretch of Lathyrus oleraceus cultivar Zhongwan6 chromosome 6, CAAS_Psat_ZW6_1.0, whole genome shotgun sequence DNA encodes these proteins:
- the LOC127094293 gene encoding uncharacterized protein LOC127094293 produces the protein MNINAPFGGKIMIMGGDFRQVLPAIEKGSRGQMISACIVRSQLWATTKILHLRQNMLSIHDHEFAQFLMRIGDGNEPAKEDDMVKMPAEIVIPWEGESSIKKPIQHKFPQLENHGWDASYMVERAILTPKNCDVHMLNDMITNKFPRDEHILLSFDEVESDTHNLYQQEYLRTIAPGHNAGKRAFLPRIKLKTTDGVGLPFVLIRKQFHVKLSFEITINKSQGQTIPNVRIYLPRHVFSHGQLYVALLRGVSRAATRVIIKDGKVEGEEGDFTKNIAFKEILLSQPHVFIYYV, from the exons ATGAATATAAATGCTCCATTTGGTGGAAAAATAATGATCATGGGAGGAGATTTTCGCCAGGTGCTTCCTGCTATTGAAAAAGGAAGTAGAGGACAAATGATTTCAGCGTGTATTGTTAGGTCTCAATTATGGGCCACCACAAAGATCCTACACTTGCGCCAAAATATGCTATCAATTCATGACCACGAGTTTGCACAGTTTCTGATGAGGATTGGAGATGGAAATGAACCTGCTAAAGAGGATGACATGGTCAAGATGCCTGCTGAAATTGTAATACCATGGGAAGGAGAAAGCTCCATAAAAAAGCCTATACAACATAAATTTCCCCAATTAGAAAACCATGGGTGGGATGCTTCATATATGGTGGAGAGAGCCATACTTACTCCCAAAAATTGTGATGTACATATGTTGAATGACATGATTACTAATAAGTTCCCTAGAGATGAACATATTTTGTTATCTTTTGATGAGGTTGAGAGTGATACTCATAATCTATATCAACAGGAATACTTACGCACAATTGCTCCTG GCCACAACGCTGGAAAAAGAGCTTTCTTGCCAAGAATTAAGCTCAAAACCACTGATGGTGTCGGACTTCCTTTTGTGCTTATTAGAAAACAGTTTCATGTCAAACTAAGTTTTGAAATCACTATAAATAAATCACAAGGACAAACAATTCCAAATGTCAGAATTTATCTTCCACGACATGTTTTCAGTCACGGACAATTGTATGTTGCTTTATTAAGAGGTGTTTCGCGGGCTGCAACAAGAGTGATAATTAAAGACGGAAAAGTAGAGGGGGAAGAAGGGGATTTTACCAAAAATATAGCTTTTAAAGAAATTTTGTTGTCACAACCTCATGTATTTATCTATTATGTTTAA